In one window of Mytilus galloprovincialis chromosome 6, xbMytGall1.hap1.1, whole genome shotgun sequence DNA:
- the LOC143080620 gene encoding breast cancer anti-estrogen resistance protein 1-like isoform X1: MKDRCRSHSPSQILQQGETVNMQTILAKAVYDNKAETPDELAFRRGDVLSVIEQDTGGLEGWWLCSYRGKQGIAPGNRLQLLTGMQESDYQSPMTQKQLNRRSWDVTPNKVGTPTKTGNQQQFIFESPEMPTQDYDVPQTRPQPIEGQENYDTPPKLNSQNSFEQLDYDTPPQQKNFQHNQENNQMTPQSLFPTEFYDVPTSLSNRSSIMSNLSHLSHLSNESFSSSSASNKSSHGSGRNQGSNQESMTDSARSSMDISPHDFYDVPPSRLQALPFNHHKQPSADSGLDMYDSPQKQKSVTDSMEDYDVPKADYDIPKSHSDSFISPGKHTENAYDIADQSSVIEHDIDDIYDVPKSNTLVRKNEKNFLSDELDGKSRRREKSGDRTLTRGERCGGVYDIPPQVTRDSMFSSKSDSSESTDEGYRLSICSLDSRNSDIPIYDELPYDLDAAMDLMVKLQQDVQKATTKLCSFISSSWRRKDVLEPNLYNIKSACTKVKATLEEFLEFAQGTLANSAKLPEKKLINKLTKQLCPLLQNLDQIKACLKNLDFINWQLSSLVSNDASKDDDLGKIGSISKDLTTDVKKMVSLIHGNSTLLFKRAQDSNHSFSTPPKPPVAQKPTVLPKPSITNVQGRPLPAPPRPLPPTPTDKKSMSFDSKTASVEFKRDSGDFRRLSEEFKQMSMDTYKAQDNVKDENEIIEEYDYVHLDSPEGSDVSKTKIDNSKLEQQNLHPDLDDKPVKETSPMRELTPPKIGSRSGSPMRENSPSKQFMKKSNSMDDILSNKGNPEPLFVKTPVDRNFKLTSPTSLPSTIKLDPNDKQVVCYYSSQLDTHSTLLTNAVDAFFTCIECGHGPKIFISNSKFVVVSAHKLVYIGDTLHRNLMNIEVRNKIMHCANHLCDILKLTVSATKTAALQYPSIPAVQEMVDRVVDVSHAAYELKLVIGQASAL, translated from the exons ATGAAGGACAGGTGCAGATCTCATAGTCCAAGTCAAATTCTTCAACAAGGAGAGACTGTCAACATGCAG ACAATACTTGCTAAAGCTGTCTATGACAACAAAGCAGAAACCCCAGATGAACTTGCCTTCAGACGAGGAGATGTTTTGTCTGTTATTGAGCAGGACACAGGTGGTCTGGAGGGCTGGTGGCTGTGCTCCTACAGAGGAAAACAAGGAATTGCTCCAGGGAACAGACTGCAACTTCTGACAGGGATGCAGGAATCAGACTACCAGTCTCCCATGACACAGAAACAGCTAAATAGACGAAGCTGGGACGTTACACCAAACAAG GTTGGAACACCAACGAAGACAGGAAACCAACAACAATTTATCTTTGAATCTCCCGAAATGCCAACACAGGATTATGATGTGCCTCAAACACGTCCCCAACCAATAGAAGGTCAGGAGAACTATGACACACCACCAAAACTCAACAGCCAAAATAGTTTTGAACAATTGGATTATGACACTCCACCACAACAGAAGAATTTCCAGCACAATCAAGAAAACAATCAAATGACACCACAGAGTTTATTTCCAACAGAATTCTATGATGTTCCAACATCACTATCGAATCGTTCCAGCATTATGTCAAACTTATCCCACCTTTCTCATTTATCCAATGAATCATTTTCATCCAGTAGTGCTTCAAACAAAAGTAGTCATGGTAGTGGTAGAAATCAAGGATCCAATCAGGAAAGCATGACTGATTCTGCTCGTTCAAGCATGGATATTTCACCCCATGACTTTTATGATGTACCTCCATCAAGACTGCAAGCTTTGCCTTTTAATCATCATAAACAGCCATCAGCTGACTCAGGATTGGACATGTATGATTCTCCACAAAAACAGAAATCTGTTACAGATTCTATGGAGGATTATGATGTACCAAAAGCAGATTATGACATCCCTAAGTCTCACAGCGACTCTTTTATCAGTCCGGGAAAGCACACTGAAAATGCTTATGATATCGCTGATCAATCCTCTGTCATTGAACATGATATTGATGATATATATGATGTACCAAAAAGTAATACACTTGTGCGTAAAAATGAAAAGAACTTTCTTTCTGATGAGCTTGATGGTAAATCTAGGAGAAGAGAAAAATCTGGGGACAGAACTCTTACTAGGGGAGAGAGATGTGGTGGTGTTTATGATATTCCACCACAAGTGACAAGGGACTCCATGTTTTCCTCAAAATCAGATTCATCTGAAAGTACAGATGAAGGGTACAGGTTATCAATTTGTAGTTTGGACTCTAGAAATTCTGACATTCCAATTTATGATGAATTGCCTTATGATCTTGATGCAGCCATGGATTTGATGGTTAAACTGCAGCAAGATGTGCAAAAGGCTACAACAAAATTGTGTAGCTTTATAAGTAGTAGTTGGCGAAGGAAAGATGTTCTGGAACCTAATTTGTACAATATCAAATCAGCATGTACTAAAGTAAAGGCAACTTTGGAAGAATTTCTTGAATTTGCCCAAGGTACATTAGCAAACTCTGCTAAACTGCCAGAAAAGAAActcataaataaactgacaaaacaattaTGTCCATTGTTACAAAATCTGGACCAAATCAAGGCATGTTTAAAGAATCTAGATTTTATCAATTGGCAGTTATCTAGTCTGGTGTCAAATGATGCTTCAAAAGATGATGATTTAGGCAAAATTGGATCAATTTCAAAAGATCTCACAACGGATGTTAAAAAGATGGTTTCACTCATTCATGGCAACTCTACATTACTGTTCAAAAGAGCTCAGGACTCAAATCATAGTTTTTCAACACCACCAAAGCCACCAGTGGCTCAGAAACCAACTGTTTTGCCAAAACCAAGTATTACTAATGTTCAAGGCCGACCCCTGCCTGCACCACCAAGACCGCTGCCACCAACACCAACAGATAAAAAGTCAATGAGTTTTGATTCAAAGACTGCTTCTGTTGAATTTAAACGGGATTCAGGAGATTTCAGAAGGTTATCTGAAGAATTCAAACAAATGTCAATGGATACCTATAAAGCACAAGATAACGTTAAAGATGAGAATGAAATTATCGAAGAATACGATTATGTGCACTTGGATTCGCCTGAAGGTTCGGATGtttctaaaacaaaaatagataattcaaaattggagCAGCAAAACCTCCATCCTGATCTGGATGATAAACCTGTGAAAGAAACATCCCCAATGAGAGAATTAACACCTCCTAAAATTGGGAGTCGTTCAGGCTCACCGATGCGAGAAAATTCCCCATCAAAACAATTCATGAAAAAATCAAATAGCATGGATGATATATTATCCAACAAAGGTAATCCTGAACCATTATTTGTGAAAACACCAGTTGACAGAAATTTCAAACTAACGTCGCCAACTTCCCTACCATCAACAATCAAACTAGATCCAAATGATAAACAAGTGGTCTGTTATTATTCAAGTCAGTTAGATACTCATTCAACTTTACTGACCAATGCTGTCGATGCATTCTTCACTTGTATTGAATGTGGACATGGaccaaaaatatttatatcaaacagTAAATTCGTTGTTGTTTCCGCTCATAAACTTGTATATATCGGGGACACACTGCACAGAAACCTGATGAATATTgaagttagaaataaaataatgcaTTGTGCAAATCATTTATGTGATATTCTCAAATTGACAGTATCTGCGACTAAAACTGCAGCATTACAATACCCATCTATTCCTGCTGTGCAGGAAATGGTGGATAGAGTTGTCGATGTTTCTCACGCTGCGTATGAACTGAAACTTGTGATAGGACAGGCTTCTGCTTTATAG
- the LOC143080620 gene encoding breast cancer anti-estrogen resistance protein 1-like isoform X4, translated as MPTQDYDVPQTRPQPIEGQENYDTPPKLNSQNSFEQLDYDTPPQQKNFQHNQENNQMTPQSLFPTEFYDVPTSLSNRSSIMSNLSHLSHLSNESFSSSSASNKSSHGSGRNQGSNQESMTDSARSSMDISPHDFYDVPPSRLQALPFNHHKQPSADSGLDMYDSPQKQKSVTDSMEDYDVPKADYDIPKSHSDSFISPGKHTENAYDIADQSSVIEHDIDDIYDVPKSNTLVRKNEKNFLSDELDGKSRRREKSGDRTLTRGERCGGVYDIPPQVTRDSMFSSKSDSSESTDEGYRLSICSLDSRNSDIPIYDELPYDLDAAMDLMVKLQQDVQKATTKLCSFISSSWRRKDVLEPNLYNIKSACTKVKATLEEFLEFAQGTLANSAKLPEKKLINKLTKQLCPLLQNLDQIKACLKNLDFINWQLSSLVSNDASKDDDLGKIGSISKDLTTDVKKMVSLIHGNSTLLFKRAQDSNHSFSTPPKPPVAQKPTVLPKPSITNVQGRPLPAPPRPLPPTPTDKKSMSFDSKTASVEFKRDSGDFRRLSEEFKQMSMDTYKAQDNVKDENEIIEEYDYVHLDSPEGSDVSKTKIDNSKLEQQNLHPDLDDKPVKETSPMRELTPPKIGSRSGSPMRENSPSKQFMKKSNSMDDILSNKGNPEPLFVKTPVDRNFKLTSPTSLPSTIKLDPNDKQVVCYYSSQLDTHSTLLTNAVDAFFTCIECGHGPKIFISNSKFVVVSAHKLVYIGDTLHRNLMNIEVRNKIMHCANHLCDILKLTVSATKTAALQYPSIPAVQEMVDRVVDVSHAAYELKLVIGQASAL; from the coding sequence ATGCCAACACAGGATTATGATGTGCCTCAAACACGTCCCCAACCAATAGAAGGTCAGGAGAACTATGACACACCACCAAAACTCAACAGCCAAAATAGTTTTGAACAATTGGATTATGACACTCCACCACAACAGAAGAATTTCCAGCACAATCAAGAAAACAATCAAATGACACCACAGAGTTTATTTCCAACAGAATTCTATGATGTTCCAACATCACTATCGAATCGTTCCAGCATTATGTCAAACTTATCCCACCTTTCTCATTTATCCAATGAATCATTTTCATCCAGTAGTGCTTCAAACAAAAGTAGTCATGGTAGTGGTAGAAATCAAGGATCCAATCAGGAAAGCATGACTGATTCTGCTCGTTCAAGCATGGATATTTCACCCCATGACTTTTATGATGTACCTCCATCAAGACTGCAAGCTTTGCCTTTTAATCATCATAAACAGCCATCAGCTGACTCAGGATTGGACATGTATGATTCTCCACAAAAACAGAAATCTGTTACAGATTCTATGGAGGATTATGATGTACCAAAAGCAGATTATGACATCCCTAAGTCTCACAGCGACTCTTTTATCAGTCCGGGAAAGCACACTGAAAATGCTTATGATATCGCTGATCAATCCTCTGTCATTGAACATGATATTGATGATATATATGATGTACCAAAAAGTAATACACTTGTGCGTAAAAATGAAAAGAACTTTCTTTCTGATGAGCTTGATGGTAAATCTAGGAGAAGAGAAAAATCTGGGGACAGAACTCTTACTAGGGGAGAGAGATGTGGTGGTGTTTATGATATTCCACCACAAGTGACAAGGGACTCCATGTTTTCCTCAAAATCAGATTCATCTGAAAGTACAGATGAAGGGTACAGGTTATCAATTTGTAGTTTGGACTCTAGAAATTCTGACATTCCAATTTATGATGAATTGCCTTATGATCTTGATGCAGCCATGGATTTGATGGTTAAACTGCAGCAAGATGTGCAAAAGGCTACAACAAAATTGTGTAGCTTTATAAGTAGTAGTTGGCGAAGGAAAGATGTTCTGGAACCTAATTTGTACAATATCAAATCAGCATGTACTAAAGTAAAGGCAACTTTGGAAGAATTTCTTGAATTTGCCCAAGGTACATTAGCAAACTCTGCTAAACTGCCAGAAAAGAAActcataaataaactgacaaaacaattaTGTCCATTGTTACAAAATCTGGACCAAATCAAGGCATGTTTAAAGAATCTAGATTTTATCAATTGGCAGTTATCTAGTCTGGTGTCAAATGATGCTTCAAAAGATGATGATTTAGGCAAAATTGGATCAATTTCAAAAGATCTCACAACGGATGTTAAAAAGATGGTTTCACTCATTCATGGCAACTCTACATTACTGTTCAAAAGAGCTCAGGACTCAAATCATAGTTTTTCAACACCACCAAAGCCACCAGTGGCTCAGAAACCAACTGTTTTGCCAAAACCAAGTATTACTAATGTTCAAGGCCGACCCCTGCCTGCACCACCAAGACCGCTGCCACCAACACCAACAGATAAAAAGTCAATGAGTTTTGATTCAAAGACTGCTTCTGTTGAATTTAAACGGGATTCAGGAGATTTCAGAAGGTTATCTGAAGAATTCAAACAAATGTCAATGGATACCTATAAAGCACAAGATAACGTTAAAGATGAGAATGAAATTATCGAAGAATACGATTATGTGCACTTGGATTCGCCTGAAGGTTCGGATGtttctaaaacaaaaatagataattcaaaattggagCAGCAAAACCTCCATCCTGATCTGGATGATAAACCTGTGAAAGAAACATCCCCAATGAGAGAATTAACACCTCCTAAAATTGGGAGTCGTTCAGGCTCACCGATGCGAGAAAATTCCCCATCAAAACAATTCATGAAAAAATCAAATAGCATGGATGATATATTATCCAACAAAGGTAATCCTGAACCATTATTTGTGAAAACACCAGTTGACAGAAATTTCAAACTAACGTCGCCAACTTCCCTACCATCAACAATCAAACTAGATCCAAATGATAAACAAGTGGTCTGTTATTATTCAAGTCAGTTAGATACTCATTCAACTTTACTGACCAATGCTGTCGATGCATTCTTCACTTGTATTGAATGTGGACATGGaccaaaaatatttatatcaaacagTAAATTCGTTGTTGTTTCCGCTCATAAACTTGTATATATCGGGGACACACTGCACAGAAACCTGATGAATATTgaagttagaaataaaataatgcaTTGTGCAAATCATTTATGTGATATTCTCAAATTGACAGTATCTGCGACTAAAACTGCAGCATTACAATACCCATCTATTCCTGCTGTGCAGGAAATGGTGGATAGAGTTGTCGATGTTTCTCACGCTGCGTATGAACTGAAACTTGTGATAGGACAGGCTTCTGCTTTATAG
- the LOC143080620 gene encoding breast cancer anti-estrogen resistance protein 1-like isoform X3 — translation MAFEYTYYYQTILAKAVYDNKAETPDELAFRRGDVLSVIEQDTGGLEGWWLCSYRGKQGIAPGNRLQLLTGMQESDYQSPMTQKQLNRRSWDVTPNKVGTPTKTGNQQQFIFESPEMPTQDYDVPQTRPQPIEGQENYDTPPKLNSQNSFEQLDYDTPPQQKNFQHNQENNQMTPQSLFPTEFYDVPTSLSNRSSIMSNLSHLSHLSNESFSSSSASNKSSHGSGRNQGSNQESMTDSARSSMDISPHDFYDVPPSRLQALPFNHHKQPSADSGLDMYDSPQKQKSVTDSMEDYDVPKADYDIPKSHSDSFISPGKHTENAYDIADQSSVIEHDIDDIYDVPKSNTLVRKNEKNFLSDELDGKSRRREKSGDRTLTRGERCGGVYDIPPQVTRDSMFSSKSDSSESTDEGYRLSICSLDSRNSDIPIYDELPYDLDAAMDLMVKLQQDVQKATTKLCSFISSSWRRKDVLEPNLYNIKSACTKVKATLEEFLEFAQGTLANSAKLPEKKLINKLTKQLCPLLQNLDQIKACLKNLDFINWQLSSLVSNDASKDDDLGKIGSISKDLTTDVKKMVSLIHGNSTLLFKRAQDSNHSFSTPPKPPVAQKPTVLPKPSITNVQGRPLPAPPRPLPPTPTDKKSMSFDSKTASVEFKRDSGDFRRLSEEFKQMSMDTYKAQDNVKDENEIIEEYDYVHLDSPEGSDVSKTKIDNSKLEQQNLHPDLDDKPVKETSPMRELTPPKIGSRSGSPMRENSPSKQFMKKSNSMDDILSNKGNPEPLFVKTPVDRNFKLTSPTSLPSTIKLDPNDKQVVCYYSSQLDTHSTLLTNAVDAFFTCIECGHGPKIFISNSKFVVVSAHKLVYIGDTLHRNLMNIEVRNKIMHCANHLCDILKLTVSATKTAALQYPSIPAVQEMVDRVVDVSHAAYELKLVIGQASAL, via the exons ACAATACTTGCTAAAGCTGTCTATGACAACAAAGCAGAAACCCCAGATGAACTTGCCTTCAGACGAGGAGATGTTTTGTCTGTTATTGAGCAGGACACAGGTGGTCTGGAGGGCTGGTGGCTGTGCTCCTACAGAGGAAAACAAGGAATTGCTCCAGGGAACAGACTGCAACTTCTGACAGGGATGCAGGAATCAGACTACCAGTCTCCCATGACACAGAAACAGCTAAATAGACGAAGCTGGGACGTTACACCAAACAAG GTTGGAACACCAACGAAGACAGGAAACCAACAACAATTTATCTTTGAATCTCCCGAAATGCCAACACAGGATTATGATGTGCCTCAAACACGTCCCCAACCAATAGAAGGTCAGGAGAACTATGACACACCACCAAAACTCAACAGCCAAAATAGTTTTGAACAATTGGATTATGACACTCCACCACAACAGAAGAATTTCCAGCACAATCAAGAAAACAATCAAATGACACCACAGAGTTTATTTCCAACAGAATTCTATGATGTTCCAACATCACTATCGAATCGTTCCAGCATTATGTCAAACTTATCCCACCTTTCTCATTTATCCAATGAATCATTTTCATCCAGTAGTGCTTCAAACAAAAGTAGTCATGGTAGTGGTAGAAATCAAGGATCCAATCAGGAAAGCATGACTGATTCTGCTCGTTCAAGCATGGATATTTCACCCCATGACTTTTATGATGTACCTCCATCAAGACTGCAAGCTTTGCCTTTTAATCATCATAAACAGCCATCAGCTGACTCAGGATTGGACATGTATGATTCTCCACAAAAACAGAAATCTGTTACAGATTCTATGGAGGATTATGATGTACCAAAAGCAGATTATGACATCCCTAAGTCTCACAGCGACTCTTTTATCAGTCCGGGAAAGCACACTGAAAATGCTTATGATATCGCTGATCAATCCTCTGTCATTGAACATGATATTGATGATATATATGATGTACCAAAAAGTAATACACTTGTGCGTAAAAATGAAAAGAACTTTCTTTCTGATGAGCTTGATGGTAAATCTAGGAGAAGAGAAAAATCTGGGGACAGAACTCTTACTAGGGGAGAGAGATGTGGTGGTGTTTATGATATTCCACCACAAGTGACAAGGGACTCCATGTTTTCCTCAAAATCAGATTCATCTGAAAGTACAGATGAAGGGTACAGGTTATCAATTTGTAGTTTGGACTCTAGAAATTCTGACATTCCAATTTATGATGAATTGCCTTATGATCTTGATGCAGCCATGGATTTGATGGTTAAACTGCAGCAAGATGTGCAAAAGGCTACAACAAAATTGTGTAGCTTTATAAGTAGTAGTTGGCGAAGGAAAGATGTTCTGGAACCTAATTTGTACAATATCAAATCAGCATGTACTAAAGTAAAGGCAACTTTGGAAGAATTTCTTGAATTTGCCCAAGGTACATTAGCAAACTCTGCTAAACTGCCAGAAAAGAAActcataaataaactgacaaaacaattaTGTCCATTGTTACAAAATCTGGACCAAATCAAGGCATGTTTAAAGAATCTAGATTTTATCAATTGGCAGTTATCTAGTCTGGTGTCAAATGATGCTTCAAAAGATGATGATTTAGGCAAAATTGGATCAATTTCAAAAGATCTCACAACGGATGTTAAAAAGATGGTTTCACTCATTCATGGCAACTCTACATTACTGTTCAAAAGAGCTCAGGACTCAAATCATAGTTTTTCAACACCACCAAAGCCACCAGTGGCTCAGAAACCAACTGTTTTGCCAAAACCAAGTATTACTAATGTTCAAGGCCGACCCCTGCCTGCACCACCAAGACCGCTGCCACCAACACCAACAGATAAAAAGTCAATGAGTTTTGATTCAAAGACTGCTTCTGTTGAATTTAAACGGGATTCAGGAGATTTCAGAAGGTTATCTGAAGAATTCAAACAAATGTCAATGGATACCTATAAAGCACAAGATAACGTTAAAGATGAGAATGAAATTATCGAAGAATACGATTATGTGCACTTGGATTCGCCTGAAGGTTCGGATGtttctaaaacaaaaatagataattcaaaattggagCAGCAAAACCTCCATCCTGATCTGGATGATAAACCTGTGAAAGAAACATCCCCAATGAGAGAATTAACACCTCCTAAAATTGGGAGTCGTTCAGGCTCACCGATGCGAGAAAATTCCCCATCAAAACAATTCATGAAAAAATCAAATAGCATGGATGATATATTATCCAACAAAGGTAATCCTGAACCATTATTTGTGAAAACACCAGTTGACAGAAATTTCAAACTAACGTCGCCAACTTCCCTACCATCAACAATCAAACTAGATCCAAATGATAAACAAGTGGTCTGTTATTATTCAAGTCAGTTAGATACTCATTCAACTTTACTGACCAATGCTGTCGATGCATTCTTCACTTGTATTGAATGTGGACATGGaccaaaaatatttatatcaaacagTAAATTCGTTGTTGTTTCCGCTCATAAACTTGTATATATCGGGGACACACTGCACAGAAACCTGATGAATATTgaagttagaaataaaataatgcaTTGTGCAAATCATTTATGTGATATTCTCAAATTGACAGTATCTGCGACTAAAACTGCAGCATTACAATACCCATCTATTCCTGCTGTGCAGGAAATGGTGGATAGAGTTGTCGATGTTTCTCACGCTGCGTATGAACTGAAACTTGTGATAGGACAGGCTTCTGCTTTATAG
- the LOC143080620 gene encoding breast cancer anti-estrogen resistance protein 1-like isoform X2, giving the protein MFNRITDFRKTILAKAVYDNKAETPDELAFRRGDVLSVIEQDTGGLEGWWLCSYRGKQGIAPGNRLQLLTGMQESDYQSPMTQKQLNRRSWDVTPNKVGTPTKTGNQQQFIFESPEMPTQDYDVPQTRPQPIEGQENYDTPPKLNSQNSFEQLDYDTPPQQKNFQHNQENNQMTPQSLFPTEFYDVPTSLSNRSSIMSNLSHLSHLSNESFSSSSASNKSSHGSGRNQGSNQESMTDSARSSMDISPHDFYDVPPSRLQALPFNHHKQPSADSGLDMYDSPQKQKSVTDSMEDYDVPKADYDIPKSHSDSFISPGKHTENAYDIADQSSVIEHDIDDIYDVPKSNTLVRKNEKNFLSDELDGKSRRREKSGDRTLTRGERCGGVYDIPPQVTRDSMFSSKSDSSESTDEGYRLSICSLDSRNSDIPIYDELPYDLDAAMDLMVKLQQDVQKATTKLCSFISSSWRRKDVLEPNLYNIKSACTKVKATLEEFLEFAQGTLANSAKLPEKKLINKLTKQLCPLLQNLDQIKACLKNLDFINWQLSSLVSNDASKDDDLGKIGSISKDLTTDVKKMVSLIHGNSTLLFKRAQDSNHSFSTPPKPPVAQKPTVLPKPSITNVQGRPLPAPPRPLPPTPTDKKSMSFDSKTASVEFKRDSGDFRRLSEEFKQMSMDTYKAQDNVKDENEIIEEYDYVHLDSPEGSDVSKTKIDNSKLEQQNLHPDLDDKPVKETSPMRELTPPKIGSRSGSPMRENSPSKQFMKKSNSMDDILSNKGNPEPLFVKTPVDRNFKLTSPTSLPSTIKLDPNDKQVVCYYSSQLDTHSTLLTNAVDAFFTCIECGHGPKIFISNSKFVVVSAHKLVYIGDTLHRNLMNIEVRNKIMHCANHLCDILKLTVSATKTAALQYPSIPAVQEMVDRVVDVSHAAYELKLVIGQASAL; this is encoded by the exons ACAATACTTGCTAAAGCTGTCTATGACAACAAAGCAGAAACCCCAGATGAACTTGCCTTCAGACGAGGAGATGTTTTGTCTGTTATTGAGCAGGACACAGGTGGTCTGGAGGGCTGGTGGCTGTGCTCCTACAGAGGAAAACAAGGAATTGCTCCAGGGAACAGACTGCAACTTCTGACAGGGATGCAGGAATCAGACTACCAGTCTCCCATGACACAGAAACAGCTAAATAGACGAAGCTGGGACGTTACACCAAACAAG GTTGGAACACCAACGAAGACAGGAAACCAACAACAATTTATCTTTGAATCTCCCGAAATGCCAACACAGGATTATGATGTGCCTCAAACACGTCCCCAACCAATAGAAGGTCAGGAGAACTATGACACACCACCAAAACTCAACAGCCAAAATAGTTTTGAACAATTGGATTATGACACTCCACCACAACAGAAGAATTTCCAGCACAATCAAGAAAACAATCAAATGACACCACAGAGTTTATTTCCAACAGAATTCTATGATGTTCCAACATCACTATCGAATCGTTCCAGCATTATGTCAAACTTATCCCACCTTTCTCATTTATCCAATGAATCATTTTCATCCAGTAGTGCTTCAAACAAAAGTAGTCATGGTAGTGGTAGAAATCAAGGATCCAATCAGGAAAGCATGACTGATTCTGCTCGTTCAAGCATGGATATTTCACCCCATGACTTTTATGATGTACCTCCATCAAGACTGCAAGCTTTGCCTTTTAATCATCATAAACAGCCATCAGCTGACTCAGGATTGGACATGTATGATTCTCCACAAAAACAGAAATCTGTTACAGATTCTATGGAGGATTATGATGTACCAAAAGCAGATTATGACATCCCTAAGTCTCACAGCGACTCTTTTATCAGTCCGGGAAAGCACACTGAAAATGCTTATGATATCGCTGATCAATCCTCTGTCATTGAACATGATATTGATGATATATATGATGTACCAAAAAGTAATACACTTGTGCGTAAAAATGAAAAGAACTTTCTTTCTGATGAGCTTGATGGTAAATCTAGGAGAAGAGAAAAATCTGGGGACAGAACTCTTACTAGGGGAGAGAGATGTGGTGGTGTTTATGATATTCCACCACAAGTGACAAGGGACTCCATGTTTTCCTCAAAATCAGATTCATCTGAAAGTACAGATGAAGGGTACAGGTTATCAATTTGTAGTTTGGACTCTAGAAATTCTGACATTCCAATTTATGATGAATTGCCTTATGATCTTGATGCAGCCATGGATTTGATGGTTAAACTGCAGCAAGATGTGCAAAAGGCTACAACAAAATTGTGTAGCTTTATAAGTAGTAGTTGGCGAAGGAAAGATGTTCTGGAACCTAATTTGTACAATATCAAATCAGCATGTACTAAAGTAAAGGCAACTTTGGAAGAATTTCTTGAATTTGCCCAAGGTACATTAGCAAACTCTGCTAAACTGCCAGAAAAGAAActcataaataaactgacaaaacaattaTGTCCATTGTTACAAAATCTGGACCAAATCAAGGCATGTTTAAAGAATCTAGATTTTATCAATTGGCAGTTATCTAGTCTGGTGTCAAATGATGCTTCAAAAGATGATGATTTAGGCAAAATTGGATCAATTTCAAAAGATCTCACAACGGATGTTAAAAAGATGGTTTCACTCATTCATGGCAACTCTACATTACTGTTCAAAAGAGCTCAGGACTCAAATCATAGTTTTTCAACACCACCAAAGCCACCAGTGGCTCAGAAACCAACTGTTTTGCCAAAACCAAGTATTACTAATGTTCAAGGCCGACCCCTGCCTGCACCACCAAGACCGCTGCCACCAACACCAACAGATAAAAAGTCAATGAGTTTTGATTCAAAGACTGCTTCTGTTGAATTTAAACGGGATTCAGGAGATTTCAGAAGGTTATCTGAAGAATTCAAACAAATGTCAATGGATACCTATAAAGCACAAGATAACGTTAAAGATGAGAATGAAATTATCGAAGAATACGATTATGTGCACTTGGATTCGCCTGAAGGTTCGGATGtttctaaaacaaaaatagataattcaaaattggagCAGCAAAACCTCCATCCTGATCTGGATGATAAACCTGTGAAAGAAACATCCCCAATGAGAGAATTAACACCTCCTAAAATTGGGAGTCGTTCAGGCTCACCGATGCGAGAAAATTCCCCATCAAAACAATTCATGAAAAAATCAAATAGCATGGATGATATATTATCCAACAAAGGTAATCCTGAACCATTATTTGTGAAAACACCAGTTGACAGAAATTTCAAACTAACGTCGCCAACTTCCCTACCATCAACAATCAAACTAGATCCAAATGATAAACAAGTGGTCTGTTATTATTCAAGTCAGTTAGATACTCATTCAACTTTACTGACCAATGCTGTCGATGCATTCTTCACTTGTATTGAATGTGGACATGGaccaaaaatatttatatcaaacagTAAATTCGTTGTTGTTTCCGCTCATAAACTTGTATATATCGGGGACACACTGCACAGAAACCTGATGAATATTgaagttagaaataaaataatgcaTTGTGCAAATCATTTATGTGATATTCTCAAATTGACAGTATCTGCGACTAAAACTGCAGCATTACAATACCCATCTATTCCTGCTGTGCAGGAAATGGTGGATAGAGTTGTCGATGTTTCTCACGCTGCGTATGAACTGAAACTTGTGATAGGACAGGCTTCTGCTTTATAG